Proteins encoded by one window of bacterium:
- a CDS encoding glycosyltransferase family 39 protein: MSNSPKEVISAFIYKHKNFLTITIIILIAAFFRLWQITQLPGGLFPDEAANGLDINSILQGDRSPFFERGNGREGLFFYLLAFSVELFGRGPWQHHIVSALIGVAEVIVLFFLARRMFNFKTASLAAFFMAVSTWHITLSRTAFRAIMVPLFTTLVFYYIVRFIQSRDDRQKIYSAIMAGAFFALGFYTYIAYRMMIVILPALFAILIYVKYKSSRQLYETILSYKKYLIISAVSFLVFFAPLGYYFYTHPGSFVGRSGQVSVFTASLNHGDLVGTILTVAEKTAWSFFTEGDLNWRHNVSGMPFLPPAVSIFFLIGLIYALWRSAKYIYHKTDFRDGKYIILIFWFFAMLVPELTTAEGIPHGLRLIGVMPVVFIFPAIILAKIINYALNKFKNNSNAISLATFALAFYIAMLTAGAFNAYFVYYANSPEAYYAYRSDLTSVSDYLNQRNDKIKTYLSLDKFSEQTVLYFTTLTNNPYILITPEKSYEVKLKKGDQIIFTQSTLFDIKKFRQYHPKARLTIEEKNKFGETIMAVFEE, from the coding sequence ATGAGCAATTCACCAAAAGAAGTCATATCCGCATTTATTTATAAACATAAAAATTTTTTAACCATAACCATTATAATCTTAATCGCCGCTTTTTTTCGCCTTTGGCAGATCACCCAATTGCCAGGCGGACTCTTCCCTGACGAAGCGGCCAACGGTTTGGATATCAACAGCATCCTCCAAGGCGATCGTTCTCCTTTTTTTGAAAGAGGAAACGGACGCGAAGGATTATTTTTTTATCTGTTGGCGTTTTCCGTAGAATTATTCGGCCGCGGACCATGGCAGCATCATATTGTTTCGGCGCTTATCGGGGTTGCGGAAGTCATTGTTCTTTTTTTCTTAGCGCGCCGGATGTTTAATTTTAAAACCGCGTCGCTCGCGGCTTTTTTTATGGCTGTTTCCACTTGGCATATCACGCTTTCGCGTACCGCGTTTCGCGCCATAATGGTACCGCTTTTTACCACTTTGGTTTTTTACTATATCGTCCGATTTATCCAAAGCCGCGATGACCGACAAAAAATCTACTCGGCAATCATGGCGGGCGCTTTTTTCGCGCTGGGTTTTTATACTTATATCGCTTATCGCATGATGATAGTCATTCTTCCTGCGCTTTTTGCGATTTTAATTTATGTTAAATATAAATCCTCGCGCCAACTATACGAAACGATTCTTTCTTATAAAAAATATCTTATTATTTCCGCTGTCAGTTTTTTGGTCTTTTTTGCTCCTCTCGGCTATTATTTTTATACTCACCCCGGATCTTTTGTCGGCCGTTCCGGACAAGTTTCCGTGTTCACGGCCAGCCTGAATCACGGCGACCTAGTCGGTACGATTTTGACCGTGGCGGAAAAAACCGCCTGGTCTTTCTTCACCGAAGGAGACTTGAACTGGCGGCACAATGTTTCAGGAATGCCTTTTTTGCCGCCGGCTGTCAGTATTTTCTTTTTGATCGGATTGATCTATGCGCTCTGGCGGTCCGCAAAATATATTTATCATAAAACCGATTTTCGCGACGGGAAATATATTATTCTGATTTTTTGGTTTTTCGCCATGCTCGTGCCGGAACTTACGACCGCCGAGGGCATTCCGCATGGCTTGCGCTTGATCGGAGTAATGCCGGTGGTTTTTATTTTTCCGGCAATAATTTTGGCGAAAATCATAAATTACGCGCTTAATAAATTTAAAAACAATTCTAACGCTATTAGCCTTGCGACATTCGCCCTTGCGTTCTATATTGCCATGCTCACTGCCGGCGCGTTTAATGCTTATTTTGTTTATTACGCCAATTCCCCGGAGGCATATTACGCTTATCGGTCAGACTTGACTTCCGTCAGCGATTATTTAAACCAGCGAAATGATAAAATAAAAACTTACTTATCTCTTGATAAATTTTCCGAGCAAACAGTGCTATATTTTACAACCCTGACAAATAATCCTTACATCCTTATTACGCCTGAAAAATCATACGAGGTAAAATTAAAAAAAGGCGATCAAATCATTTTTACCCAGTCAACTTTATTTGATATTAAAAAATTCAGGCAATATCATCCGAAAGCGCGCTTAACCATTGAAGAAAAAAATAAATTTGGAGAAACAATAATGGCAGTCTTTGAAGAATAA